CATTAGCAGCAACGTGGAAACCAATGCCGGGGGTTATGTTCGAAATTCTCGTTTCCGACACAGACACATCAGTCGGTGAACCTGATTCTCTACTGGACCATGTCGAAGTCACTCCGAACGCGTAGTTCCCTTCGACATCATCGATCGTGGAACCCTCAATCGTAATATCACGAATTCCTGCTTGGAGTTTTACGCCGTTTGCACCCTTTTTTGGGAACGCATCTGATGGGCCAGTAACGTTCTGGATTGTCACGTTAATCATCTCTAGGCCATCAATGTTCTCGCCACTGTCGTAGTGCTTAACGTGGATGCCTTCAACCGTTTTCGAGGTACCTTGTGGGTGGATATCTTCGACAGTGACATTCTGGATGGTCACTTTGCCGTCTTTGTCGTCGAATCCAGACGAGTTGCCAACGAAGATTCCTTCAACCTCGCTGGAACCGCTCGGAGCACCGTTCTGGACGGTGAGATCTTGAACAGTTACCTCATCAGATCTGATGTCGATCCGTCCGTTAATATCGGGATTGCTCTCCCCGGTGAGTGTGACATTTGCGGTTTCGATCGCGACATTCTCCGAATACTGCCCAGAGTGAACGTTAATTGTATCACCGTCTTCGGCAGCGTCGACTGCTGACTGAATGGTGGAGAACTGTTCTTCAACAACTGTAGCGGCAACGACTCTGTCACCCCCCTCTGTTATCGGTGCATCGAGCCACGGGTTCACATCCACGTTACCAGATACGTCACCAGCCTCGGGTCCGGATACACTATCCCAGTAATTCAGCGTCGCATCGACTGTTTGTCCCGCGTTGTCATAGACGATAGCCTCGTTATTATCAACGAACGTATTTTGATTGATCTGAACGCTTTCGCCACCGAACACTTCTATTGCTTTTCCGTTATCCGAGAATGTATTTTGTGAGACAGTCTCAGTAGTCCCTGAGAGACCAAGACCAGCGTAACCAAACCCGGAAACAGTGTTGTTATGGACCGTCCAATTATTGCTGTTTGTACCGATGTATATACCGTAATTATCACCGGTATTGAAGTTATTATCTGAAATAGAGACATTATCTCCTGCTGCCGCTGTACCGTGGATCGCGAACCCAGTCCCTTGTCCAGTGTTCGTGAAGTTGTTGCCTACTATTTGATGTTCGCCTTCTCCGCCATAATCAAGAACACCAACAACGGAGTCGTTGAGGAAATTATTAATTATGGTTGTATTTCCAACACTTGTTTTCTGCCGATCGCTTGTCTTTCCTATCGATATTGCACCATTTTGAGTTCGATCTTCGGAATCTGTTGTGACTGTGAACCCATCGATGGTTACATTATCACTAAACACCGTGAAACCGTTTTGATTGCCACCATCTACGATGGTCTGTTGCGGCCCCTTAATCGATACCACGCTTATGCCTTCAACTTCAACTGTGACTGATTCGTCGTAGTGGCCAGGAGCGACCTGAACGACACCCACGTCACCTGAGTGTTTAATAGCACTCTCAATTGAATCGCCGGATTGTACGATAAGGTTACCCTGCGCGGTATACTTAGCTGGACTAAGTCCCCCCGTGTAGTCGCCGACTGCGTATTGGGTCTCTATGTCTATATTCTGGAAGCTGTTCGCATTAATGAGTGAGCTGATATTATCAGCGGTTAATTCAACGCCACTACCTAAACCAACACCCTCGACCACGTTGTCGAACGTATTGTTTTCGATGGTGAGTTCACCAACATTTTCAGTGCTGCCGATTGCGGCGAACCCGTCACGGAACGTATTCTCGGTAAGCGTGACGTTCGTGGGCGTTTTGCCCGCGAAGTCGAGTGAAACCTGCGTCTTGAAGCCCTCGAACGTGACATCATTGATCACCACGTCGTCACTTGACGTGAGGCCCACGCCGCGGTTGTTGTCGTCGAAGTTCTCGGAGTCGTCTGGATCGACAATCGTGAGACCGCGGAGAATGGTCCCATCAGCACCCACCGGGTCCGATGGATCGCCGATGCGTACCACACCTTCGATCACCGGCTCAGCGCCATCAGCTGCGGTGATCGTGACATCGTTCACGCCAGTGATCACGACCGTCTCTTCGTATGTCCCGCTACCTACGGCGACAGTGTAACCGTCTTTTGCGTTGTTGACGGCAGTTTGCACGGTATCATACGGCCCGTTCTCGATCTGGTTTCCGTCCTGATCCAGAACAACAACTTCGCCCTGTCCGGCTTCCTGTGCCACCGCACTCCCGGCCAACCCGCCAACGCCTACCGCGACCATGGAAACCAGCATAATCGCAGCGAGCGCTATCGCGCGGAGCCGTTCGCGCGTCATGTCTTGATCACCATTCGGTACTTCTGCATCCGTGAAGCGTCGGTTAGCATGTGCATAATCGCAACACTCCACCGCGGAGATGTGTCAACCGTATTGGTTGCATCCACCTAGTATCACGCCGCCAGAATCGTTGTTTCCGTCTGTTGAAACATCTTCAGGCTGTCCCTGAAATGACGTTTCAGGCGCTCTTATCCGGATACAGAATTCACTTCTCAGACGGTGGTCCGTGCGAAGAAATCGTCGGGGTTCGAGGTGACTCCGACGCTGCCCGCGTCAGTCGTCGGCGGTCGGTCGCGGTTCGGCCGGTGGCTCGGGGTCGTCCACGAGTTCCGCGTCGGCTGTCTCGTCGGGTTCGTCGGTCGCCTCCTCGGGCCGGTGACGCTCTCGGAGTTCCTCGACCGAGCGCGCCTCGATGGTGTGATGGCACATGACAACACGTAACAAGTATTAATCAAATAAAAATCTCACGCCGATCCGGGCGTAGACGCGTCTCAACGAGGGGAATCGCCGACTGTTTCGAGGAGAAATCACGGCGGGTCCGGTTGTGCCACCGAACTCACGGCCACTCCGCCTCAGATCCCGGCGGCCATCGCGAACAGCGCGACCGAGATAATCGCGAACAGCCCACCAACACCCATTTTGATAGTCTCCGTGTTCAGCGCCGTCGAGACGTACGGCGCGATCTGCCCGCCGAGCGTGGTCGCCGGAACGGTCCAGACGACCATGTTCCACGGCGTCGTCGCCAGGTCGATCGAGTGACCGCCCACCAGTCCGCCGCCGAACACGTGGACCACGGACGCCAACACGGCCGTCGTCGCGACGACGATGTGGTTCGTGCCGATCGCCACGCGAACCGGGACCTCGGTGCGGAGCATCGAGATGATCCCGAGTTCGCCGATGCCGAAGCCGGCGAGCCCCTGAAACACGCCGCCGATGCTGTAGTTGGCGAACCGTTCGAGGTAGCCGCCCCGCGAGTAGACGTAGTCGTCGCCGTCGCGGTCGACGCGGGTGACCGTGCCGGAGTCGTCCGTCTCGACGCCGGCCGGCCCCAGTTTGTTCTCGTCGTCGGGGAGGTCGCCCGACGAGCCGCCGTCCGTCGCGACCTCGTCGCCGTCGCTGCTGGTCGGTTCACCGTGGCCCAGGTCCGCGCGCAAGAGCAGGTACGACGCCGCGATCAGCGCGATCCCTAACAACGCGTGGAACAGGGGCTCGGGGATGACGAAGGAGAGCAGCGCCCCGCCGACGACGAAGGGGACGCCGCCCAACACGAGCGACAGCGAGAGTCGGCGGTCGACGAGTCCGTACTGGATAAAGGCGAGCGACGAACTCGACAGCCCGAACGACTCGCTGATGAGGCCGATTTTCACGAGCGTCGTCGGTTCGAGCGGGTACGCGACGAGCGGGAAGACGAAGATGAGGAAGGGGACGAAGAGCGCCGACCCGCTGATGCCGACGGTGTTGACGATGATCGCTCCGAGCGCGAACGCGAGGAACAACCACCAGTACTCGGTCCAGTAGTCGATTCCGGCGTCGGTTGGCGTCGGTGCGAAGCCGTACACCCCTGCCACGAACGCGAGCGGCGCGAGGAAGACGATGACGTGCTGGTACCGCAGAAAGGTACGCTGCACGCCGCCGGACAGTGAACTGCTCATTGAGTGGTGAAACGCGAATTACGGAGATCGATATAAATAGGTTCTTATCCGTGCTAATTCGCGTGAACGATTGTTTGGGTTCTCCGCGGTTGCCCGGCTCTCTGCCCGCTCCGCGGTGCCGGTCGCTTTCGGCTCACTCTGCAGTGCCGGTCGCCTTCGACTCACTCCGCGGGTCGCTCACGTTCGGTCCGGTTACACACGGTCACGTCGTACAGCGCGGTCCACCGGTACCGCCGGCCGGTCCACTCGAACTCGTCGTGTGCGAGCCCGTAACACAGACACGCGAGCGAGAGCGCGTACCCCGGCACCGCGAGGAGGAACGTCCACCGCCGGTGACCGAGCGCCGCGTACGCCGCCGCGGTGACGCCGGTCACCAGCGGCACGGTGACGAACGGCGCGAGAAGCGCCCCGAGGAGGACCGCGAGCGCCGTCAGCATCCGCGACGCGATGCCGGTCGGATCGAGGTACAGCCCCATCCGCGTCCAGCGCACCCGCCGAGAGAGCGTCTCGCGGAGGGTCCCGTCGACGGGCATCTCGCGCACGAGCGAGCGCGCCGTCTCGATTCCCTCCGCCCGCTCCGCCAGCAGGGCGTCGTCGCCGACCGTTCGTCGGAGGTCGTCGACGAACCCGTCCACGTCGATGTCGCCGCGACGGAACGCCATCGTCCCGCCCCAAACGCCCGTGTTGAAGCGGACGCTGCTCGCGACGCCCACGGCGCTCAGCGGCTCCAACAGCTTCCCGAGCGCCCCCTCGCTCACCAGGATCGGTGCGGTCGAGAGGACGTGTCCCTCGGGGAGGGCGGCGAGCCGTCGACGGACGGTCGCGAGCCACTCGTCGCCGTGCCGAAAGTCGGCGTCGGTACACACCAGCCGGTCGTGGGTCGCGCGCTCGATGCCCGCCGCGAGCGCGTTGCACTTCGCCGAACAGCCCGCCGGCTCGCCGGCCACGACGACCGTCGCGGCCGTCTCCGCGGCCGCCTCGACGACCGGATCGTGTGGGCCGTCACAGGCGATCACGAACTCGTCGTCCGGCGCCGTCTGCGCCGCCACCTCCGCGCAGGCATCGGTCCACTCGCGGGTCGGTAACACAACACTCACCGGCGCGGTCGGGCGCTCCTGCATCACCTCGACGGTCGGCGACGGGCGTAATATATCCGGGGGTGGCCTCCGGCGACCCTCCAGACCCGCCATCGGCACGGCCGGCGTCGTTTCGCGGACCTGAAATTTCCTCGCTTATATACTCTGAAATAACGTGTAGTGGCGAGAAGAAAACGCTTAACACACTCACTCGGCGACCCGCGAACGACGACCATGAGGCGACGGGGGCGAGCGATTCGTGGCGCTGTGTCGCTTATGAACCGAGTGGCGGCCGTCGGCGGCCGACCG
This genomic window from Halorubrum sp. PV6 contains:
- a CDS encoding sulfite exporter TauE/SafE family protein, with product MSSSLSGGVQRTFLRYQHVIVFLAPLAFVAGVYGFAPTPTDAGIDYWTEYWWLFLAFALGAIIVNTVGISGSALFVPFLIFVFPLVAYPLEPTTLVKIGLISESFGLSSSSLAFIQYGLVDRRLSLSLVLGGVPFVVGGALLSFVIPEPLFHALLGIALIAASYLLLRADLGHGEPTSSDGDEVATDGGSSGDLPDDENKLGPAGVETDDSGTVTRVDRDGDDYVYSRGGYLERFANYSIGGVFQGLAGFGIGELGIISMLRTEVPVRVAIGTNHIVVATTAVLASVVHVFGGGLVGGHSIDLATTPWNMVVWTVPATTLGGQIAPYVSTALNTETIKMGVGGLFAIISVALFAMAAGI
- a CDS encoding right-handed parallel beta-helix repeat-containing protein; the protein is MTRERLRAIALAAIMLVSMVAVGVGGLAGSAVAQEAGQGEVVVLDQDGNQIENGPYDTVQTAVNNAKDGYTVAVGSGTYEETVVITGVNDVTITAADGAEPVIEGVVRIGDPSDPVGADGTILRGLTIVDPDDSENFDDNNRGVGLTSSDDVVINDVTFEGFKTQVSLDFAGKTPTNVTLTENTFRDGFAAIGSTENVGELTIENNTFDNVVEGVGLGSGVELTADNISSLINANSFQNIDIETQYAVGDYTGGLSPAKYTAQGNLIVQSGDSIESAIKHSGDVGVVQVAPGHYDESVTVEVEGISVVSIKGPQQTIVDGGNQNGFTVFSDNVTIDGFTVTTDSEDRTQNGAISIGKTSDRQKTSVGNTTIINNFLNDSVVGVLDYGGEGEHQIVGNNFTNTGQGTGFAIHGTAAAGDNVSISDNNFNTGDNYGIYIGTNSNNWTVHNNTVSGFGYAGLGLSGTTETVSQNTFSDNGKAIEVFGGESVQINQNTFVDNNEAIVYDNAGQTVDATLNYWDSVSGPEAGDVSGNVDVNPWLDAPITEGGDRVVAATVVEEQFSTIQSAVDAAEDGDTINVHSGQYSENVAIETANVTLTGESNPDINGRIDIRSDEVTVQDLTVQNGAPSGSSEVEGIFVGNSSGFDDKDGKVTIQNVTVEDIHPQGTSKTVEGIHVKHYDSGENIDGLEMINVTIQNVTGPSDAFPKKGANGVKLQAGIRDITIEGSTIDDVEGNYAFGVTSTWSSRESGSPTDVSVSETRISNITPGIGFHVAANGEDDNADQFADPTDITVEQNEFVDNTFDIYNGNTSGTLQAPLNYYGEDADPLVGGNVIYDPLLTTSIEQVNTEERGEIRNYGSYIELNSSGDAVAVGFSAAPDGNASEIFSDLDIEGNAFTYDNDDGYVEVEPDDTFSAGDVVVVTNNGVDEDMIVPIDTSVESEAAQPTSVEVENGWNLVATGAANDVSGITAALGGTGSIADSAVLQTQAKQPGAPPARFGAYGGTWIFVDGSGEISTGYAEDQSPTEYYTELLLTDQTRIDSDDEDGDS
- a CDS encoding glycosyltransferase family 2 protein — its product is MQERPTAPVSVVLPTREWTDACAEVAAQTAPDDEFVIACDGPHDPVVEAAAETAATVVVAGEPAGCSAKCNALAAGIERATHDRLVCTDADFRHGDEWLATVRRRLAALPEGHVLSTAPILVSEGALGKLLEPLSAVGVASSVRFNTGVWGGTMAFRRGDIDVDGFVDDLRRTVGDDALLAERAEGIETARSLVREMPVDGTLRETLSRRVRWTRMGLYLDPTGIASRMLTALAVLLGALLAPFVTVPLVTGVTAAAYAALGHRRWTFLLAVPGYALSLACLCYGLAHDEFEWTGRRYRWTALYDVTVCNRTERERPAE